DNA sequence from the Prolixibacter sp. SD074 genome:
GAAAAAGTTACGTGATTTCTTATGCAGTTAACTTCAGATAAACTTCAGCCCGTTAGGTATGATTCTCGGGAATTATCGGTTGAATCTTATTTCTGTTTTGGCATCATGCTGAAAATCGTACTTTTGTTTGTAAATTTTCATGTGTTGAAGAAAAAAGTCGTCATTATCGGAACCGCATGGCCGTTCAGAGGCGGACTGGCCGCATACAACGAGCGTCTTGCCCGTGAATTTCAGTCCGCTGGATACGAGGTTCGCATCGAAACGTTTACCCTGCAGTATCCCAACTTTCTTTTCCCTGGGAAAACTCAATATGCAGATTGGGAAGCACCGGCAGATATCAATATCCAGGCCACGGTTAATTCCATTAATCCGCTCAACTGGTTAAAAGTAGGCAACCGCATCCGGAAAGAAGCTCCCGACATTGTTATTTTTAAGTACTGGCTGCCCTTTATGGCGCCCTGCTTTGGCACCATTGGCCGGAGAGTTCGGAAGAACAAAAAAACAAAGGTAATTGCAATTGCCGACAATATCATTCCGCACGAACCACGTCCGGGAGATAAACCATTCACGCATTTCTTCACCAAGGCAGTTGATGGATTTGTGGCCATGTCGAAGAGTGTTTTCAACGACATTGCAAAATTCGACCGGAACAAACCCCGGGGCCTTTGCCCTCATCCGCTTTTCGATAATTTCGGAGCTCCGCTTTCGCGGGAAGAAGCCATCAAATCGCTGGAGTTGGATCCTAATTTTCGATACCTTCTTTTCTTTGGCTTTATTCGTGATTACAAAGGACTCGACTGGCTATTGGAAGCTTTTGCAGATGAAAGGCTACGAAAATTCCCGGTCAGACTACTGGTTGCCGGAGAATTTTACTCTCCCCCTGATAGTTATCTAAAGCTTATTGAAAAACTTCAACTGAATGAAAATCTCATTCTTCATACGGATTTCATCGCTGACAGTGAAGTTGCAAAATATTTTAGCGTGGCAGATATGATCGTTCAACCGTACAAGTCGGCTACGCAAAGTGGCGTGACACAAATCGGCTACCACTTCGAGAAGCCCATGCTGGTAACCGATGTGGGGGGTTTGTCCGAAATTATTCCTGACCAAAAAGTGGGCTACGTGGTGCAACCAAATGTGAAAGCCATTGCCGATGCGCTGGTTGATTTTTATGAAAATAGCCGTCAGTCAGAATTTGAAGAACAAGTTAAAGAAGAGAAGAAAAAATATTCATGGAAGCGGATGGTGGGAATCATCAGCGAAGTTTATCAACAAATCGTTTAGCGTATGATCATCCGAAGTAAAGCCCCGTTGCGTATTGGGCTGGCCGGTGGCGGCTCCGATGTTTCGCCTTACTCCGACCTGTACGGCGGCGCCATCCTGAATGCCACCATCAGCATGTACGCCTATGCCACCATCGAACCCCGGAACGACGGGAAGATTGTTCTGAATGCTATCGATAAAGGTGAATATCTCACCTTAACTTCTATAAAGCAATTGAGCATCGATGGCCGGCTCGATTTGCTGAAAGGCATTTACAACCGGGTCGTGCGCGACTTCAGCAAAGAGCCACTATCATTTACCCTCACCACTTTCGTGGATGCACCTCCCGGTTCAGGTTTGGGCTCCTCTTCAACATTGGTAGCAGCCGTTCTCGGGGCTTTCACCGAATGGTTAAAACTTCCGCTTGGCGAATACGACATTGCCCAACTGGCCTATGCCATCGAACGTGTCGACTTAAATCAGGCGGGAGGAAAGCAGGACCAGTATGCCGCAACCTTTGGCGGGGTAAACTTTATGGAGTTTTACAAAGAAGACAAGGTCATTGTCAATCCATTGCGTATCAGTCAGCGGGTATTGGACGAACTGGCTTTCAATCTTGTCCTTTACTATACCGAAACAAGTCGCTTATCTTCGACCATCATCGAGCAGCAGCGGGAAAATGTAACCAAAAACAATATCTCTTCCATCGAAGCCATGCACAACATTAAGCGACAGGCCATTTTGATGAAGGAAGCGTTATTGAAAAGCAATTTGGATCAGGTGGGTAAGATTCTCGATTTTGGATGGCAGAACAAGAAAAAAATGGCGGAAGGGATTTCCAATCCGCAAATTGACGAAATTTACGCCACTGCATTAAAGGCAGGAGCTACCGGGGGAAAAATCTCGGGAGCCGGTGGTGGTGGATTTATGTTTTTTTATTGTCCGGGAAACACACGCTACCAGGTAGTGGAGCGCCTGCTTAAATTTGGTGGACAGGTAAAACGGTATGGTTTTACCAAACACGGCCTGAGTACCTGGACCAGTTAAACAGTACGCAATTTAAATCATGATACGAAAACGCATAACCGAAGCATTAGAAGTAAAACAGCGCATCCTGAAAAATGATCAGCTGCTTGCCAAAATAGAACTGGCTGCTGCGTTGATTACCCGTACCTACCGGGAAGGAGGAAAAGTTCTTTTCTGTGGAAACGGCGGAAGCGCTGCCGATGCGCAACACCTGGCTGCCGAACTCTCCGGCCGGTTTTATCTCGACCGCGAACCACTCGATGCAGAAGCCTGCCATGTGAATACGTCGTTTTTAACAGCTGTCGCCAATGATTACGATTTTGCATCAAGCTATGCCCGATACGTTAAAGCAAGCGGGAGAAAAGGCGATGTGCTGGTAGGCATTTCCACCAGTGGGAACTCGGAAAATATCGTGAAGGCGATGGAAACTGCGCAAAGCAAAAGTATGCACACCATAGCGATGACGGGCGAAAACGGCGGAAAACTGAAAGCGCTGGCTAATATCTTACTCAATGTTCCTTCAACCGATACGCCACGCATTCAGGAAGCCCACATACTGATGGGACATATTTTCTGCGAAATCGTAGAAAATAACCTGTTTGGTCAACCAGGTAATTAATTCGTATGTTATGCGTTATATCAATGTATAACCGTAACACCAGGCAAAGAAATGAAAACCGTTGAAGCCATTATATTAGCCGGCGGGTTGGGTACCCGCCTTCAGGATGTTGTTTACGATATGCCCAAACCCATGGCCGCGATAAACGGCAAACCGTTCCTCTCCTATCTTCTGAATGAACTGTCATTACAGGGGGTTGAGCGAGCCATTTTGTCGGTAGGATACAAATACAAAATGATTGAAGCCTATTTCGGACACCGTTATGCCGGAATGGAACTAAAATATGCCATCGAGCCCGAACCGCTTGGAACCGGTGGCGGAATAAAACTGGCAATGAACCACGTGAAAGGAGAACGGGTCTTTCTTCTCAACGGAGATACGTTTTTCAAAGTACCGCTGTCTGAATTGGAAACTTTTCACCTGAACGGCAACTTTGCTTTAACGTTGGCAGTGAAAGAATTGATCGATTTTGATCGGTACGGATGCGTGGAAATCAGTGGTGGGAAAATTCGGGCATTCCACGAAAAACAAAAGGTAGAGCAGGGCTTTATTAATGGCGGCGTTTACCTGATGGAAAAAGATATCCTGCTGAAAGGAAATTATCCGAACAAATTTTCATTTGAAAAGGACTTCCTGGAAAAACAGATTCAGCCTGGACAAATTTCCTGCGGAGCTTTTCCGGCCAACGGGTATTTTCTGGATATCGGTATCCCGGAAACCTACGAGCAGGCGCAAAATGACTTTCGCCGGCTGGACAGTGGCGAATAGATGAAAATTCACCATCCCGCAACATTGATCCTGAAACAAAACAAACTTTCGCGCTGTTTCACCGAGAAACAACCTTTCGGCAATCACCCGGAATTACATTTTGGCAAAAATTTGCAGGATTTCTGATCCATATATTCGCTTCACGCGAAGCGAAGAGTAAATTATAATCTGCAGGAATGAAATATTTAACCGGTAAAAATTTATTTTTACCAATTCGAAATAGCTGGCCATAAAAATTTTTAAACAGCGAATGAATGGGTTTACAGACCGAAGCCGAAAAACGATACATCCAGGATCTCTTCGACGATTTGTTAAAATCGTTCAACCGTCCAATGACCGACGAGGCAAAGGCTCTTATTATTAAGGCCTTTAACTTCGCGAACAAGGCTCATATGGGTGTACGCCGGAAGTCGGGGGAGCCCTATATTCTCCATCCCATCGCGGTAGCTAAAATAGTAACCAGTGAAATTGGCCTTGGAGCCAAATCCGCAACAGCCGCCATCCTGCACGACGTCGTAGAAGATACCGACTACTCGCTTCAGGACATCGAAAATATGTTCGGTACGAAAGTAGCCAACCTGGTAGATGGATTGACCAAGCTTTCGGGAACCTTCGATTCCAAACAGGCGGTCAATTTCCGGAAAATGCTGCTCACATTGTCAGACGACGTACGCGTGATTCTAATCAAACTGGCCGATCGGTTGCACAATATGCGTACCCTCGATTCGATGCCCCGGAACAAACAGCTGAAAATTGCCGGTGAAACCTTGTACGTATTTGCCCCGCTGGCTCATCGTTTGGGACTTTACTCCATCAAAACAGAGCTGGAAGATCTGAGCCTTCGATACAAACATCCGGAAGCTTACCAGCAGATTGACCTGCAGCTGCACAACCAGGAAGAGCGCATCAATTA
Encoded proteins:
- a CDS encoding nucleotidyltransferase family protein, whose translation is MKTVEAIILAGGLGTRLQDVVYDMPKPMAAINGKPFLSYLLNELSLQGVERAILSVGYKYKMIEAYFGHRYAGMELKYAIEPEPLGTGGGIKLAMNHVKGERVFLLNGDTFFKVPLSELETFHLNGNFALTLAVKELIDFDRYGCVEISGGKIRAFHEKQKVEQGFINGGVYLMEKDILLKGNYPNKFSFEKDFLEKQIQPGQISCGAFPANGYFLDIGIPETYEQAQNDFRRLDSGE
- a CDS encoding glycosyltransferase; protein product: MKKKVVIIGTAWPFRGGLAAYNERLAREFQSAGYEVRIETFTLQYPNFLFPGKTQYADWEAPADINIQATVNSINPLNWLKVGNRIRKEAPDIVIFKYWLPFMAPCFGTIGRRVRKNKKTKVIAIADNIIPHEPRPGDKPFTHFFTKAVDGFVAMSKSVFNDIAKFDRNKPRGLCPHPLFDNFGAPLSREEAIKSLELDPNFRYLLFFGFIRDYKGLDWLLEAFADERLRKFPVRLLVAGEFYSPPDSYLKLIEKLQLNENLILHTDFIADSEVAKYFSVADMIVQPYKSATQSGVTQIGYHFEKPMLVTDVGGLSEIIPDQKVGYVVQPNVKAIADALVDFYENSRQSEFEEQVKEEKKKYSWKRMVGIISEVYQQIV
- a CDS encoding dehydrogenase → MIIRSKAPLRIGLAGGGSDVSPYSDLYGGAILNATISMYAYATIEPRNDGKIVLNAIDKGEYLTLTSIKQLSIDGRLDLLKGIYNRVVRDFSKEPLSFTLTTFVDAPPGSGLGSSSTLVAAVLGAFTEWLKLPLGEYDIAQLAYAIERVDLNQAGGKQDQYAATFGGVNFMEFYKEDKVIVNPLRISQRVLDELAFNLVLYYTETSRLSSTIIEQQRENVTKNNISSIEAMHNIKRQAILMKEALLKSNLDQVGKILDFGWQNKKKMAEGISNPQIDEIYATALKAGATGGKISGAGGGGFMFFYCPGNTRYQVVERLLKFGGQVKRYGFTKHGLSTWTS
- a CDS encoding SIS domain-containing protein, giving the protein MIRKRITEALEVKQRILKNDQLLAKIELAAALITRTYREGGKVLFCGNGGSAADAQHLAAELSGRFYLDREPLDAEACHVNTSFLTAVANDYDFASSYARYVKASGRKGDVLVGISTSGNSENIVKAMETAQSKSMHTIAMTGENGGKLKALANILLNVPSTDTPRIQEAHILMGHIFCEIVENNLFGQPGN